The Bacillales bacterium genome segment CGAATGCCGTAAGAATAACCGTCGCCGTTTGTTATGTATTGGCCATCCTCCCTGGACAAAATGTCGTGCTTATCCAACATTTGAACACGATGCTTGCCCCGGTTACCGCAATGTTTTTGATCGGAATTCCAACCGTCGTCTTAGGATGGGCGATGATGTTTCGAAAAAAAGAGGGGATCTCTTCATGAAAAAAACATACGCAATGATCTTGTTCAGCGCGTTGGTATTGTTGACGGGTTGTTGGGACCAGAGGTATTTCAAAGATGTCAAGTTGGGCATGGCCTCGAGCATGGACGTCGCCGCAGGGGGAAAAATGCGCTTGACGGTGTCGATCCCTACGGTTCAAAAATTCGCACAAGGACTCGGTACCGAAAAAATTCAAATCGTCTCGACCGTGGCGTCGACTCCGAGAAAAGCGCGCATGAAAATCGACCGCATCGTTGCGAAAAACTTCGACGCAGCCAAAATGCGCGTGTTTTTAATTGGTGAAAAAATGGCGAAAAAAGGGATCTATCCGTTGCTTGATGTTCTATACAGGGATCCGTCCAACCCGTTGGACGCAAAAATCGCGGTCATGAAGGGAAAAGGGCAAGCAGGAATCAACTTATCACCGCCCGGAGAATCACGCATCAGCGAATACTTGCGGGATTTGCTTGATTCGGCGGAACGATCGACACTGCTTCCAAAGGGAAACGACATTCAAGCCGTTTCCGGTAACTTGGTCGGCAAAGGGAAGGACGACGTACTTCCCTACCTTGTCCTAAATCAACAAAAAGGAATTATCACCGTTTCCGGTGTGGCCTTGTTTAACCGAGATTATTATACAGGGAAACATTTGACCCCGGAACAAGCGACGTTGTTGATCTTGATGAGCGGCAAACACGGTCGAATCGCGAGAATCACGAAAAAAATGTACGACTTTAACAAACAACCGGTGAAAAACTTCATTACGATCGACGTGAAAAAAGTAAAAAGCAACCTTCAATTAAAAGTGGAATCCCCTACGGATATCTCCGCTTTCTTGAATATGACATTAGTGGTCCGAACGGTCGAGTTTCCAATTGATCATTTGCATTCGAAAAACATCGTGGAACAATTGAACGAAAAGTTATCGAAAAAAATTACGAAAGACGCGAACCAAGTCATTTCGAAGCTTCAAGAAGCCAATTGCGATTATTTCGGCCTCGGCCGGCAAATGATCGCCTTCCATCCGGACATATGGAACCAAATTGATTGGAACAAAAGATATCCGAAGATTGATTTCAAGAGCAAAGTCAGAGTCAATATTGTCCAGCACGGCATCATTGACTAGTCAGCCCGGGAGGAATTTCCATGAACGCAGCCCGTGTTCTGTTGGTTTTCACGCTAGCCGCCTTTCTCGTCTTCACCTCTGAAAACAGCGCGAAAGCCGAGTCGATCGACTCTACGAAAATCGTCGTAAATTTATGGAAAAACCAGCTCACGTTATTTAAAAACGGCCATCCGGCCGCAACGTACCCGATTGCGCCGGGCAAGGACCGCAATCCGACGCCGATCGGCACGTTCCGGGTGGTGCAAAAATCGAAAGAATGGGGCGGCGGATTCGGCAGCCGCTGGCTCGGCCTCAACGTGCCGTGGGGCAAATACGGCATCCACGGCACGAACAAACCGTATTTAATGGGGCAAAGCGTCAGCAGCGGCTGCATTCGCATGCGAAACCGCGACGTCGAAGAGCTGTTTTCGCAAGTGCCGAT includes the following:
- a CDS encoding Ger(x)C family spore germination protein, with the translated sequence MKKTYAMILFSALVLLTGCWDQRYFKDVKLGMASSMDVAAGGKMRLTVSIPTVQKFAQGLGTEKIQIVSTVASTPRKARMKIDRIVAKNFDAAKMRVFLIGEKMAKKGIYPLLDVLYRDPSNPLDAKIAVMKGKGQAGINLSPPGESRISEYLRDLLDSAERSTLLPKGNDIQAVSGNLVGKGKDDVLPYLVLNQQKGIITVSGVALFNRDYYTGKHLTPEQATLLILMSGKHGRIARITKKMYDFNKQPVKNFITIDVKKVKSNLQLKVESPTDISAFLNMTLVVRTVEFPIDHLHSKNIVEQLNEKLSKKITKDANQVISKLQEANCDYFGLGRQMIAFHPDIWNQIDWNKRYPKIDFKSKVRVNIVQHGIID
- a CDS encoding L,D-transpeptidase family protein encodes the protein MNAARVLLVFTLAAFLVFTSENSAKAESIDSTKIVVNLWKNQLTLFKNGHPAATYPIAPGKDRNPTPIGTFRVVQKSKEWGGGFGSRWLGLNVPWGKYGIHGTNKPYLMGQSVSSGCIRMRNRDVEELFSQVPMDTPVIINGPIFGRGEYAYRNLAVGSKGTVVQVVQNRLRAAGYYNGKIDGIYGAATKQAMIAFQKDRGLPPTGGVKRPTYHALGLLE